Within Schumannella luteola, the genomic segment GCTCGTGCACTCGATCGCCGACCGCGTCGCCCTCGTGCGCGAGGCGCTCGCCGCGGGAGCCGCGGGCGTCATCCCCAAGGCCTCGGCCACCAGCACCGTCATCGAGGCCGCCGCGACGGTCGCCCGCGGTGACGTGCTCAACAACCTGGAGTGGGCGACGGCGATCGACGCCGACCGCGACTTCGCGAAGGCCCAGCTGGGGCGTCGTGAGCGCGAGATCCTGCACCTCTACGCCTCGGGTCTGCCGCTCAAGCTCGCCGCCGAGAAGCTCGGCATCGGCTACTCGACGGCGCGCGAGTACCTCGATCGCATCCGCTCGAAGTACGTCGAGGTCGGCCGCCCGGCCCCGACGAAGGTCGACCTGCTGCGTCGCGCGGTGGAGGAC encodes:
- a CDS encoding response regulator transcription factor — protein: MSAQIVDAGISSEQGTRAVRVAVVDDHESVRLGLKAAFSDRGYDFVLAASNVDELIGGLSGREVDVTVLDLSLGDGSSVTENVKRVQAAGSAVLVHSIADRVALVREALAAGAAGVIPKASATSTVIEAAATVARGDVLNNLEWATAIDADRDFAKAQLGRREREILHLYASGLPLKLAAEKLGIGYSTAREYLDRIRSKYVEVGRPAPTKVDLLRRAVEDGILPGLDDSADGR